One region of Sardina pilchardus chromosome 18, fSarPil1.1, whole genome shotgun sequence genomic DNA includes:
- the LOC134064514 gene encoding cystatin-like yields the protein MIWTTAALLVTLAFARVSTYPGETTDTGVDIPEVKAALNFAVGKFNNQNNDLYIYKVAKVIKATSQVVSGTMYRFEVEMAISGCKIPTSKLCDKNNSDNKKPYVCEFEVWSQPWLGPPKLTKNVCKH from the exons ATGATCTGGACAACTGCCGCCCTGCTGGTGACTCTGGCTTTTGCCAGGGTCAGCACTTATCCGGGAGAAACCACCGATACAGGTGTTGATATTCCTGAGGTGAAAGCTGCTTTGAATTTTGCCGTCGGTAAATTCAACAATCAGAACAATGACTTGTACATCTACAAAGTGGCGAAAGTGATCAAGGCCACCAGTCAG GTTGTTTCAGGGACCATGTACAGATTTGAAGTGGAAATGGCTATATCTGGCTGCAAAATACCTACATCTAAACTTTGTGACAAGAACAACTCAGACAACAAAAAA ccATACGTATGCGAGTTTGAGGTCTGGAGTCAGCCATGGCTGGGCCCACCCAAGCTTACGAAGAATGTCtgcaaacattaa